A portion of the Neorhodopirellula lusitana genome contains these proteins:
- a CDS encoding MBL fold metallo-hydrolase, with translation MTHFNRREILQHAGALGLGAVFLPAAGSIAQAGDAAKTPPSIVLETIKSGGLSHYSYFLGDKDAGVAVVIDPRRDVEAYLDLAKQHGMKITHAIETHIHADFVSGSRELAKRTGTAQIVASVEGGAKYGFDVDRKLKDGNEITVGRIKLRGIHTPGHTPEHMSYLASDSESGKPWAIFTGDFLFVGSVGRPDLMGVENTDSLAKALYNSVQNAFTQLPGELMIYPAHGPGSPCGAGIKKPDGDPTLAQERKGNPYWQMRNESVFIEALLRAQPPVPYYWPRMKKVNAAGPEILGGTPKPELMEPDAFASLVDSGGVQVLDTRSMEAFAGGHIQGALNIGYNEVISMWGGWMLDPEKPIAIVKPAQGNFHDPLDWLSRVGLTNVKAALDGDMKAWVNSGRPFDSYKTMSVHDVNKTFPTESMTLLDVRQPPEWDMGHIQDAQYLFLPEIPQRLSEIDKSKPVIVYCGNGYRASVGTSVLRANGFDARAVPGSWDAWTAAGYDRVKPKKAGKASDTTRSA, from the coding sequence ATGACTCACTTCAATCGTCGCGAGATTCTGCAGCACGCTGGTGCTCTTGGTCTGGGAGCGGTTTTCTTGCCGGCTGCTGGATCCATCGCTCAAGCCGGCGACGCCGCAAAAACACCGCCAAGCATCGTCCTCGAAACCATCAAGTCTGGGGGGCTATCCCATTACTCCTATTTCTTGGGCGATAAAGACGCTGGGGTTGCAGTCGTCATCGATCCGCGACGAGACGTTGAGGCCTATCTGGACCTGGCCAAGCAACATGGCATGAAGATCACGCATGCGATCGAGACGCATATTCACGCTGACTTCGTTTCGGGTTCACGCGAATTGGCCAAGCGAACGGGGACGGCGCAGATCGTCGCCAGTGTCGAAGGAGGGGCGAAGTACGGTTTTGATGTTGACCGAAAATTGAAGGATGGCAACGAGATCACGGTTGGCAGGATCAAGCTGCGTGGCATTCATACTCCGGGGCACACGCCGGAACACATGTCTTATCTCGCCTCGGATAGCGAGAGTGGCAAACCGTGGGCCATTTTCACGGGTGACTTTCTGTTTGTTGGCAGTGTCGGACGCCCCGATTTGATGGGCGTGGAAAATACTGATTCCCTGGCCAAGGCACTCTACAACAGCGTTCAGAACGCTTTCACACAACTGCCTGGCGAGCTGATGATCTACCCCGCTCACGGCCCCGGTTCACCTTGCGGCGCGGGCATCAAGAAGCCCGACGGCGATCCGACGTTGGCTCAGGAACGGAAGGGAAATCCGTATTGGCAAATGCGGAATGAAAGCGTCTTCATCGAGGCATTGCTTCGCGCTCAGCCGCCGGTTCCCTATTACTGGCCACGGATGAAGAAGGTCAACGCGGCTGGCCCCGAAATCCTTGGTGGGACGCCTAAGCCGGAGCTGATGGAACCGGACGCGTTCGCCAGTTTGGTCGACTCGGGTGGTGTGCAGGTTCTCGATACTCGTTCAATGGAAGCGTTTGCCGGTGGGCATATTCAGGGAGCATTGAACATTGGATACAACGAAGTCATTTCGATGTGGGGCGGTTGGATGCTGGACCCCGAAAAGCCGATCGCGATCGTGAAACCAGCCCAAGGGAACTTCCATGATCCGCTCGATTGGTTGTCACGGGTGGGTTTGACCAACGTCAAAGCCGCTCTCGACGGTGATATGAAAGCGTGGGTCAATTCGGGGCGTCCGTTTGATTCGTACAAGACAATGTCCGTACATGACGTCAACAAGACTTTCCCAACGGAAAGCATGACCTTGTTGGACGTCCGCCAACCACCGGAGTGGGACATGGGGCATATCCAGGATGCCCAGTACTTGTTTCTGCCAGAGATCCCTCAACGGCTAAGTGAAATCGACAAGAGCAAGCCGGTCATCGTCTATTGCGGCAATGGCTACCGCGCCAGCGTAGGAACGAGCGTTTTGCGAGCCAACGGGTTTGACGCGCGAGCCGTTCCCGGATCGTGGGACGCATGGACAGCGGCGGGCTACGACCGTGTTAAGCCAAAGAAGGCTGGCAAAGCGAGCGATACCACGCGGTCCGCCTAA
- a CDS encoding ArsR/SmtB family transcription factor — MLDKRKQASIYQCLANVGGALSNPQRLKMLSLLCQGEKPIDELARLTGQSIASASAHVKVLRNSNLIATEKRGRSMYCSVADQQVADLWLKMRDLGEVIVPEIREVMREEFDADESLSGMTMAELNEKLERGRFTLLDLRPTSEYDQGHLPKARSVPFDELADLSGRLPKALPMYVYCRGPFCAAAFAGNHWLVDNQFKSQRLRFSVPEWKAAGLPLEAN, encoded by the coding sequence ATGCTCGACAAACGAAAACAAGCCTCGATCTACCAATGCTTGGCGAACGTCGGCGGTGCGTTGTCGAATCCGCAACGACTGAAGATGCTCAGCCTTCTTTGCCAGGGCGAGAAGCCGATCGACGAGCTTGCGAGATTGACGGGCCAATCGATCGCTTCGGCCAGTGCCCATGTGAAGGTCCTGCGGAATTCGAACCTGATCGCCACGGAGAAGCGGGGGCGCAGCATGTATTGTTCCGTCGCCGACCAACAAGTTGCCGATCTGTGGTTGAAAATGCGTGATCTGGGCGAAGTCATCGTTCCCGAGATTCGGGAGGTCATGCGCGAAGAGTTTGACGCTGATGAATCTCTGTCTGGTATGACAATGGCGGAGTTGAACGAGAAGCTCGAACGCGGTCGGTTCACATTGCTCGATCTACGCCCCACTTCGGAATACGACCAAGGGCATCTTCCCAAGGCACGTAGTGTCCCGTTCGATGAACTTGCCGATCTGTCCGGCCGGCTTCCCAAAGCATTGCCGATGTATGTCTATTGCCGAGGCCCTTTCTGCGCCGCTGCGTTTGCCGGCAACCACTGGCTAGTTGATAACCAATTTAAATCCCAGCGGTTACGTTTCAGCGTTCCCGAATGGAAAGCCGCGGGCCTTCCCTTGGAAGCGAACTGA
- a CDS encoding phosphoribosylanthranilate isomerase — protein sequence MSNPTTKAASFRLKVCGIRTMEDVQACADAGVDCVGLNFYRPSVRYLDPLAEETQAINSLASQCGLYRVGLFVNESIETVQEIAKQLQLDAVQFHGDETVEYVQQFLRVGIAVIRAIRLPTVPMEAGAIHSHVERWIDPSVTMLIDADAGAQFGGGGKQLHWPSIAAWARQYAEPLNLPWILAGGLTPQCVSEAKRVSTAGRVDVASGVENPRGTKSAALIREFVQACGPGGVDETA from the coding sequence ATGTCCAATCCAACCACCAAAGCGGCCTCATTTCGTCTGAAAGTCTGCGGAATCCGCACGATGGAAGACGTGCAGGCCTGTGCAGATGCGGGCGTGGATTGCGTTGGGCTGAACTTCTATCGCCCCAGCGTTCGGTATCTTGACCCCCTGGCCGAGGAGACTCAAGCGATCAATTCGCTCGCCAGCCAGTGCGGGCTGTACCGAGTCGGCTTGTTCGTCAACGAATCCATCGAGACGGTGCAGGAAATTGCCAAGCAGTTGCAACTCGACGCGGTTCAGTTTCACGGTGATGAGACGGTCGAGTATGTACAGCAGTTCCTGCGAGTGGGGATTGCCGTCATCCGCGCCATCCGCCTGCCCACCGTTCCAATGGAAGCCGGCGCCATCCACTCCCATGTCGAGCGTTGGATCGACCCTTCGGTCACAATGCTGATCGACGCCGACGCCGGGGCGCAGTTTGGTGGCGGCGGGAAGCAACTGCACTGGCCCTCGATCGCCGCCTGGGCTCGCCAGTACGCTGAGCCATTGAATTTGCCATGGATTCTAGCCGGCGGACTCACCCCCCAGTGTGTCAGCGAAGCCAAGCGGGTTAGCACCGCCGGTCGTGTGGATGTTGCCAGTGGTGTCGAAAATCCGCGTGGCACCAAGTCAGCCGCATTGATTCGCGAATTTGTCCAAGCATGTGGACCTGGGGGCGTTGACGAAACGGCCTGA
- a CDS encoding nucleotide pyrophosphohydrolase, whose product MNSQATPAAPNPTSEPPLTIADAQATVDHWIQTIGVRYFDEMTNLAQLIEEVGEVARILSRTRGEQSCKQGVTPESLADQLPDELADVLFVVICLANQSGIDLTEALRRNLDKKTKRDATRHHNNAKLKGELNSEPKSRTPDEA is encoded by the coding sequence ATGAATTCTCAAGCTACGCCTGCCGCGCCCAATCCAACCAGCGAACCGCCACTGACGATCGCGGACGCACAGGCGACCGTTGATCATTGGATCCAAACGATTGGCGTCCGATACTTCGACGAGATGACTAATCTCGCGCAACTTATCGAGGAAGTAGGCGAAGTCGCGCGGATCCTATCCAGAACCCGTGGTGAGCAGTCCTGCAAACAAGGCGTTACCCCGGAGTCGCTCGCCGACCAACTTCCCGATGAACTTGCCGACGTGCTGTTCGTCGTCATTTGCCTGGCCAATCAAAGCGGCATCGATCTCACAGAGGCCCTCCGGCGGAACCTAGACAAGAAGACGAAGCGAGACGCGACCCGCCATCACAACAACGCCAAGCTGAAAGGCGAGCTCAACAGCGAGCCGAAAAGCCGCACTCCGGACGAAGCCTAA
- a CDS encoding redoxin domain-containing protein, giving the protein MNFFNNNADTQIQLLTQGGFRCISRLNTCHRILGWFAAAMLVVTSGVALGQDAQRKAPPFELNDQVRDVLVPLFSSIAKADVSRAKVELAVETVLNGEIVNTELSSFQIASRYPDSYTVYHKSADERLRIFADGKQSVVAISPQAYYELPEVLDCQSIVNSSPVALGPYPEPMLALTLAGVDPAMTFLSGMTSLEVVGDVKFRGRTDAIQLRGRQDDGVVWDFWVTDDQYRRPLRLLINLTPMLVATQKVRVPRGYELSLRYDFVSWRVTGEVDDKLFSFRPAKDAKKFASMQAYTKQAEAELAQHPLLGKQAPEYSLQRLDGSKITSKDLKGKIVVLDFWATWCTPCLEAMPVIAKTVQAYADKDVVLLAVNVGENAKLVEGFSKEQDWGVDVTVDPEGRLIDMFTAKKIPLTMVIAPNGIVEAVHVGYPGPKALAKNFKDELDVLVQGGRIASSKTK; this is encoded by the coding sequence ATGAATTTTTTCAACAACAACGCCGACACTCAAATCCAACTTCTGACGCAAGGTGGGTTCCGCTGCATCAGTCGACTGAACACATGCCATCGCATCCTGGGCTGGTTCGCCGCCGCGATGCTTGTTGTCACTTCGGGTGTGGCATTAGGGCAAGACGCCCAACGAAAAGCTCCGCCGTTTGAACTGAATGACCAGGTTCGAGACGTTCTGGTGCCATTGTTCTCGAGCATCGCGAAAGCCGACGTGTCGCGGGCCAAGGTCGAACTGGCCGTTGAAACGGTTCTCAATGGCGAGATCGTCAATACCGAACTCTCGTCCTTCCAGATCGCCTCTCGCTACCCCGATAGCTACACCGTTTATCACAAGTCCGCCGACGAACGTTTGCGGATTTTCGCCGACGGGAAGCAGTCCGTTGTGGCGATCTCGCCGCAAGCCTACTACGAGTTGCCTGAAGTCCTGGACTGTCAGTCAATCGTCAATTCGTCGCCGGTCGCGCTGGGGCCGTACCCCGAACCGATGCTGGCATTGACACTCGCCGGAGTGGATCCTGCGATGACGTTCCTAAGCGGAATGACTTCATTGGAAGTCGTTGGCGACGTAAAATTTCGCGGACGCACGGATGCCATCCAGCTTCGTGGCCGGCAAGACGACGGAGTGGTTTGGGACTTTTGGGTAACCGATGACCAGTATCGCCGTCCCCTTCGCCTGTTGATCAACCTGACACCGATGCTGGTTGCGACCCAAAAGGTTCGCGTGCCTCGCGGGTACGAACTGTCGCTGCGATACGATTTCGTTTCGTGGCGAGTGACCGGCGAAGTCGATGACAAGTTGTTCAGTTTCCGGCCCGCCAAGGATGCCAAAAAGTTCGCTTCGATGCAGGCCTACACCAAGCAAGCCGAAGCCGAACTCGCTCAGCACCCGTTGCTCGGCAAGCAGGCACCGGAGTACTCGCTCCAACGACTTGATGGATCCAAGATCACGTCGAAGGATTTGAAAGGCAAGATTGTCGTCCTCGACTTTTGGGCCACCTGGTGCACGCCCTGTCTGGAGGCCATGCCGGTGATCGCCAAAACGGTGCAGGCTTACGCTGACAAAGACGTCGTGCTCTTGGCCGTCAACGTAGGCGAGAACGCGAAACTCGTTGAAGGCTTCTCGAAGGAACAGGACTGGGGTGTCGACGTCACCGTCGATCCGGAAGGCAGGCTGATTGACATGTTCACGGCCAAGAAGATTCCTTTGACGATGGTGATTGCGCCAAATGGGATCGTCGAAGCCGTGCACGTTGGCTACCCCGGGCCCAAGGCCTTGGCCAAGAATTTCAAAGACGAACTCGACGTGCTCGTTCAAGGCGGCCGTATCGCCAGCTCCAAAACTAAATAG
- the cbiE gene encoding precorrin-6y C5,15-methyltransferase (decarboxylating) subunit CbiE, giving the protein MSDGRRGSSKIHIVGMGDDGYGGLTGLARDRIQQAGRLLGSQLLLKQIPASDSERIVVSPGLDDLHESIESLPDDGQDSVLLASGDPLFYGITRYLIESLGKDRFEVVPHVSTMQLAFARVKESWDDAYLTSLATESLDRVVDHVRTAERVGLFTTDQASPSVVASALLDRRIDYFTAYVCENLGTPAETVTQASLTDIVGKTFSPLNVMVLVRRHGAADQPAAVQQPRVFGNPDEVYLQSRPKRGLMTPQEVRCIALAELAIQPTSIVWDVGAGSGSLAIEAANLASKGQVHAIEMDAEDYALMLQNAETMGAKSLIPVHAQAPAAFDDLPDPDAVFVGGSGRFVPDLTAAAAKRLKPRGRIVINVNSIDNLTSVQQVLDDQGLVCDVRMINIARGCYQLQRVRFESLNPTFLVFAHRDG; this is encoded by the coding sequence ATGAGCGACGGGCGTCGTGGTAGCTCGAAGATTCATATCGTCGGCATGGGGGATGACGGCTACGGCGGTTTGACTGGCTTGGCCCGTGACCGTATCCAACAAGCTGGTCGCTTGCTGGGTAGCCAGTTGCTTTTGAAGCAAATCCCCGCCAGCGACTCCGAACGGATCGTTGTTTCACCGGGCTTGGATGATCTGCATGAGTCGATCGAATCACTCCCCGACGATGGACAAGACAGCGTTCTTTTGGCCAGCGGCGATCCACTGTTCTATGGCATCACTCGGTACTTGATCGAGTCGCTGGGCAAGGATCGGTTCGAAGTGGTCCCGCACGTGTCGACCATGCAGCTTGCGTTCGCTCGCGTGAAAGAGAGTTGGGACGACGCGTACCTGACTTCGCTGGCAACCGAATCGCTTGATCGGGTCGTTGACCACGTGCGAACCGCTGAAAGAGTCGGACTATTCACGACGGACCAAGCGTCGCCAAGCGTGGTGGCTTCGGCACTGCTGGATCGCCGGATTGACTACTTCACTGCCTACGTTTGCGAGAACCTGGGCACGCCCGCCGAGACGGTAACCCAGGCATCACTGACGGACATCGTCGGTAAAACGTTCTCGCCGCTGAATGTCATGGTGCTGGTCCGGCGCCACGGTGCTGCGGATCAACCCGCCGCGGTGCAACAACCGCGTGTTTTCGGCAATCCCGATGAGGTGTACCTTCAGTCTCGACCCAAACGCGGCTTGATGACTCCGCAAGAAGTCCGCTGCATCGCCTTGGCGGAACTTGCCATCCAGCCCACATCGATTGTCTGGGACGTCGGGGCCGGCAGCGGTTCTTTGGCGATCGAAGCGGCGAACCTTGCCAGCAAGGGCCAGGTCCACGCCATCGAAATGGATGCCGAAGACTACGCTTTGATGTTGCAGAACGCCGAGACGATGGGCGCCAAGTCGCTGATTCCCGTGCACGCCCAAGCTCCCGCCGCGTTCGATGACCTGCCTGACCCCGACGCGGTCTTTGTCGGCGGTAGCGGTCGCTTCGTCCCCGATCTGACCGCCGCGGCTGCGAAACGATTGAAACCGCGTGGCCGAATCGTGATCAACGTTAATAGCATCGACAATCTCACCAGCGTCCAACAGGTTCTCGACGACCAAGGGCTGGTTTGCGACGTGCGAATGATCAACATCGCCCGTGGTTGTTATCAATTGCAACGTGTACGGTTCGAATCTCTCAATCCCACGTTCCTCGTTTTTGCTCACCGTGACGGATGA
- a CDS encoding sugar phosphate isomerase/epimerase family protein, with translation MPTRTIHRRAAIQAAATTTLGTAALATWLSQPLRALADSVLDPNHKPTPGGDSGELPYLNRIGLQLYTLRDQMKANPQETLAAVAKAGYFQVELMNIDEGAIELASQARDVGLSVHSGFLDFNAITQPKKDGVVPLERILEIAERIGLRHVVFGYIAKDQRDTADKCKAIADRANVAADKTRDAGMRMCYHNHSFEFQPFADQANPASDSGANSAVKTGDKNPETKPKPKTGFDIFVERFDPQKMEFELDVFWAKIGGHDPQAMMRRLAGRISQLHLKDLKAGTPVITDESKVPKDAFQELGDGVLDMPAIMRLGKEIGVDQCHVEQDQSPAPLKSIVQSYQFLQDKA, from the coding sequence ATGCCAACACGAACGATCCATCGTCGCGCCGCCATCCAGGCCGCCGCTACCACAACCCTCGGCACCGCCGCTCTCGCCACCTGGTTAAGTCAACCTTTGCGTGCGTTGGCGGACTCGGTGCTCGACCCGAACCACAAGCCAACGCCCGGCGGTGACTCAGGCGAACTGCCGTACTTGAACCGAATCGGCCTGCAGCTCTACACGCTGCGCGACCAGATGAAGGCCAACCCTCAGGAAACCCTGGCCGCTGTCGCCAAGGCGGGCTACTTTCAAGTCGAGTTAATGAACATCGACGAGGGAGCTATCGAATTGGCCTCCCAGGCCCGCGATGTTGGACTGTCCGTACATAGCGGCTTCCTGGATTTCAACGCGATCACTCAACCCAAGAAAGACGGCGTCGTGCCGCTGGAACGCATTCTTGAAATCGCTGAGCGGATTGGGCTGCGTCACGTCGTGTTCGGTTACATCGCCAAGGACCAACGCGACACCGCGGACAAGTGCAAGGCGATCGCCGACCGCGCCAACGTGGCCGCTGACAAGACACGCGATGCGGGCATGCGGATGTGCTACCACAACCACTCGTTCGAGTTCCAGCCGTTCGCGGACCAGGCGAATCCAGCAAGCGACTCGGGTGCCAATTCGGCGGTCAAGACCGGCGACAAGAATCCTGAAACAAAGCCGAAACCGAAAACAGGCTTTGACATTTTCGTTGAGCGATTCGACCCACAAAAGATGGAGTTCGAACTCGACGTGTTCTGGGCCAAGATTGGTGGTCACGATCCCCAAGCGATGATGCGACGTCTGGCCGGTCGAATCAGCCAGTTGCACCTGAAAGATTTGAAGGCGGGCACCCCCGTCATCACCGATGAGTCAAAGGTTCCCAAGGATGCGTTCCAAGAACTAGGCGATGGTGTGCTTGATATGCCAGCGATCATGCGACTGGGCAAAGAGATCGGCGTGGATCAATGCCATGTCGAACAAGATCAATCGCCCGCGCCGTTGAAAAGCATCGTACAAAGCTACCAATTCCTGCAGGACAAGGCATGA
- a CDS encoding rhomboid family intramembrane serine protease, whose protein sequence is MGLYDRDYGRPERTPWDRIENPRSMLITLIVVNVAIFIAQLLFTYTVTAPLSPEVEAMQMTEVERNALLGASSQKHSYLDDYLAVRGSSLIRPWLWYQTLTYGFLHNIDNILHLGFNMFMLYVFGRPVEQRFGGQEFLKAYLAAIIFGGIVAMVFPWLYYLIAGDPSMLGGITLGASGAVTAVMIMFACLYPNQEILLMFVLPVKAWVVAVGIVIMNLLGAAGLSGSTTAYEVHLAGAAFGYFYIKQGWSFERIDLSSLADIPGTIRTRSRRAKLKLHDPEKKIREEAQEADRILAKIHESGESSLTSKERKTLERYSRRQRENRNN, encoded by the coding sequence ATGGGTCTCTATGACCGCGACTACGGTCGCCCGGAACGGACACCGTGGGATCGAATCGAAAACCCACGCAGCATGCTGATCACGCTGATCGTGGTCAACGTCGCAATCTTCATTGCTCAACTGCTGTTCACTTACACCGTCACCGCGCCGCTATCGCCGGAAGTCGAAGCGATGCAGATGACCGAGGTGGAACGAAACGCATTGCTGGGTGCGAGTTCGCAAAAGCACAGCTACCTCGATGACTATCTCGCGGTTCGCGGGTCATCGTTGATACGCCCTTGGCTGTGGTACCAAACGTTGACCTACGGCTTCCTGCACAACATCGACAACATCCTGCACCTCGGATTCAACATGTTCATGCTGTACGTCTTCGGACGTCCAGTGGAACAGCGGTTCGGCGGTCAGGAGTTTCTGAAAGCCTACCTCGCCGCGATCATCTTTGGCGGAATCGTCGCGATGGTGTTCCCGTGGCTGTACTACCTAATCGCGGGTGACCCCAGCATGTTGGGGGGCATCACCTTGGGGGCCAGTGGCGCGGTCACAGCGGTGATGATCATGTTCGCCTGCCTGTATCCCAACCAAGAAATCCTGTTGATGTTCGTGCTGCCGGTCAAAGCTTGGGTGGTGGCCGTCGGGATTGTCATCATGAATTTGCTCGGTGCTGCCGGTCTTTCGGGAAGCACGACCGCCTACGAAGTCCACCTCGCGGGAGCGGCGTTTGGCTACTTCTATATCAAACAGGGCTGGAGTTTCGAGCGTATTGACCTGAGCTCCCTGGCGGACATCCCCGGGACGATCCGAACTCGTTCTCGGCGAGCCAAACTAAAATTGCACGATCCCGAGAAGAAAATTCGAGAAGAAGCACAGGAAGCGGACCGGATTCTAGCTAAAATTCATGAGTCAGGTGAGTCGAGCCTGACGTCCAAAGAACGGAAGACTCTGGAACGATACAGCCGTCGACAACGCGAAAACCGCAACAACTAG